In Gopherus flavomarginatus isolate rGopFla2 chromosome 1, rGopFla2.mat.asm, whole genome shotgun sequence, a single genomic region encodes these proteins:
- the ZBTB11 gene encoding zinc finger and BTB domain-containing protein 11 isoform X1 has protein sequence MSSEESYLAILRYLTNEREPYAPGTEGNAKRKIRKAAACYVVRDGTLYYQRRQRDQQRFAELEVVLQAERRARLIRAAHLGPDGAHRTRLQTWQGLSQRYWWRGILKQVKDYIKECSKCQEKLDRSRSLSDPSEMLEELGLDTRSHEDSNETDDELSNTASVPAASPKPVKKKPIAKHELVFVDSKGLVKQSSSKHSLSVLNQLNQQRLSNQFCDVTLLIEGEEYKAHKSVLAANSEYFRELFIEKGAVSSHEAVVDLSGFCKTSFLPLLEFAYTSVLTFDFCSMAEVAMLARHLFMSEVLEICENVHKQMEDKQITVYQKGDIHTVESTQSLPEQNAVETQPVDSVEQPLSTEVVNSEVVATMNGASPSTGQEQAIALQSDSQTSEPTGDITDSLSEPTVQSVYSETTGNEIKIELVQSIADNIVSVMQSEPPVAEDMESCSPTEVETTQNESSTANAEITSEESLEALTQKRGRPCNAEGTPVSQPESIICSQDDTYKSKLRQRSVSEGGYIRLHRGIEKKLQNRKTNPKSAIQQVAMKLVQRGKKMKQPKRDTTENNEVEAQIKCTECGMVFQRRYSLIMHTLKHERTKDYKCPLCKKEFQYGASLRAHLVRHTRKNEVSAAAASIEETGASTMKGRTKREFICDICGRTLPKLYALRIHMLKHTGVKPHACKVCGKAFTYKHGLKMHLALHETQKQFKCDLCEKSFVTKRSLQEHMSIHTGESKYLCSICGKSFHRASGLSKHIKKHQPKPEIRGYQCTQCEKSFYEARDLRQHMNKHLGVKPFQCEFCGKCYSWKKDWYSHVKSHSVTDPYRCNVCGKEFYEKALYRRHVKKATHGKKGRAKQNLERVCEHCGRKFTQLREYRRHMNNHEGVKPFECLTCGVAWADARSLKRHVRTHTGERPYVCPVCNEAYIDARTLRKHMTKFHRDYVPCKIMLEKDTLQFHNQGTQVEHAISILTADMQEQETEISIGSEEIETVVVAGETIEAVAATEECTSVSTLSDQSIMQVVNYVLAQQQGQKIAEVTQAIETVKVEVAHISETE, from the exons ATGTCCAGCGAGGAGAGCTACCTGGCCATCCTGCGCTACCTGACCAACGAGCGGGAGCCCTACGCGCCCGGCACCGAGGGTAACGCCAAGCGCAAGATCCGCAAGGCGGCCGCCTGCTACGTGGTGCGCGACGGGACCCTCTACTACCAGCGGCGGCAGCGGGACCAGCAGCGCTTCGCCGAGCTCGAGGTGGTGCTGCAGGCGGAGCGCCGCGCCCGCCTGATCCGCGCCGCCCACCTCGGCCCGGACGGCGCCCACCGCACCCGCCTGCAGACCTGGCAGGGGCTCTCGCAGCGATACTGGTGGCGAG GTATTCTTAAGCAAGTTAAAGATTACATTAAAGAATGTAGCAAGTGCCAGGAAAAGCTGGATCGTTCTAGATCCCTGTCAGATCCTTCTGAAATGCTGGAGGAGCTAGGACTGGACACAAGATCTCATGAAGACAGTAATGAAACAGATGATGAATTAAGTAACACTGCATCCGTCCCAGCTGCATCACCAAAACCTGTGAAAAAGAAACCAATAGCAAAACATGAGCTTGTATTT GTTGATAGTAAAGGCCTTGTGAAGCAGTCTTCTTCGAAACATTCTCTGTCAGTTTTAAACCAACTGAACCAGCAGAGGCTTTCCAATCAGTTCTGTGATGTTACTCTGTTGATTGAAGGAGAAGAGTACAAAGCGCACAAATCTGTCTTAGCAGCCAACAGTGAGTACTTCCGGGAGCTTTTCATCGAAAAGGGAGCTGTCTCCAGTCATGAAGCAGTAGTGGATCTTTCAG GTTTTTGCAAGACAAGTTTCCTCCCTTTACTGGAATTTGCTTATACATCAGTGTTAACTTTTGACTTCTGTAGCATGGCAGAAGTTGCCATGCTAGCCCGGCATCTCTTCATGTCAGAGGTCTTGGAAATCTGTGAAAATGTGCACAAACAGATGGAAGACAAACAAATCACAGTGTACCAAAAGGGAGATATTCACACTGTAGAGTCTACACAGAGTTTACCGGAGCAGAATGCAGTTGAAACGCAGCCTGTGGATAGTGTTGAACAGCCTTTATCTACGGAAGTGGTAAACAGTGAAGTAGTAGCAACTATGAATGGAGCATCTCCCAGTACTGGACAAGAGCAGGCAATAGCACTGCAGTCTGACTCTCAGACTTCAGAGCCTACAGGGGATATAACTGATAGTCTTTCAGAGCCTACAGTACAGTCTGTTTATAGTGAAACAActggaaatgaaataaaaatagaactGGTACAGAGCATTGCAGATAACATTGTTTCTGTCATGCAATCTGAGCCTCCAGTGGCAGAGGACATGGAATCATGCTCTCCGACAGAAGTTGAGACCACTCAAAATGAGAGCAGCACAGCAAATGCAGAAATCACTTCTGAAGAGTCTTTAGAAGCACTTACGCAAAAACGTGGCAGGCCATGTaatgcagagggcactccagtaTCACAACCTGAGAGCATCATTTGCAGCCAAGATGATACTTATAAAAGCAAACTTCGTCAGCGTTCAGTTAGTGAGGGTGGATATATCAGATTGCACAGGGGAATTGAGAAAAAGCTACAGAATAGgaagacaaaccccaaatcagCAATACAGCAG GTTGCCATGAAGTTAGTGCAAAGGGGGAAGAAGATGAAGCAGCCCAAAAGAGATACCACAGAGAACAATGAGGTGGAAGCTCAGATCAAATGCACTGAATGTGGGATGGTTTTTCAGAGGCGTTATTCGCTTATAATGCATACACTGAAACATGAAAGAACTAAGGATTACAAATGCCCG CTATGTAAAAAAGAATTCCAGTATGGTGCCTCTCTACGTGCTCACCTTGTTCGACATACCCGAAAAAATGAAGTGAGCGCTGCAGCTGCTAGTATAGAAGAGACGGGAGCATCAACAATGAAAGGCAGAACTAAGCGGGAGTTTATATGTGATATATGTGGAAGAACTCTACCCAAGCTCTATGCTCTCAGAATACATATGCTCAAACATACAGGTGTAAAGCCACATGCATGCAAG GTCTGTGGAAAGGCATTTACTTACAAGCATGGATTAAAAATGCACTTGGCTCTCCATGAGACACAGAAGCAGTTCAAATGTGACTTGTGTGAAAAGTCTTTTGTCACAAAACGGAGTCTTCAGGAACATatgagcattcacacag GAGAATCCAAGTATCTTTGCTCCATTTGTGGGAAGTCTTTTCATAGAGCCTCAGGACTTAGTAAGCACATAAAGAAACATCAGCCAAAGCCTGAAATTCGTGGATATCAGTGTACTCA ATGTGAAAAAAGTTTCTATGAAGCTCGGGATCTCCGGCAGCACATGAACAAGCATCTTGGTGTGAAACCATTCCAGTGTGAGTTCTGTGGGAAGTGTTACAGTTGGAAGAAAGATTGGTATTCCCATGTGAAGTCCCATTCTGTCACAGATCCGTACAG ATGTAATGTGTGTGGCAAAGAATTTTACGAGAAAGCTTTGTATAGAAGACATGTAAAGAAAGCCACTCatgggaagaaagggagagcaaagCAAAATCTGGAACGTGTGTGTGAGCACTGTGGAAGAAAATTCACCCAACTGCGAGAATACAGACGACACATGAATAATCATGAGG GTGTTAAGCCTTTTGAATGTCTGACTTGTGGAGTAGCCTGGGCTGATGCACGTTCCTTGAAGCGTCATGTGAGGACACATACTGGAGAACGACCATATGTCTGTCCAGTATGCAATGAAGCTTACATAGATGCCCGGACGCTACGGAAGCATATGACCAAGTTCCACAGGGATTATGTACCTTGCAAAATTATGTTGGAAAAGGACACCCTTCAGTTTCATAACCAGGGGACGCAAGTGGAACATGCCATCAGTATTTTAACAGCAGACATGCAAGAACAAGAAACCGAGATTAGCATTGGCAGTGAGGAGATTGAGACTGTGGTAGTGGCAGGAGAAACAATTGAAGCTGTTGCAGCTACTGAGGAATGTACATCAGTATCCACTCTTTCTGACCAAAGCATCATGCAAGTGGTGAATTACGTATTGGcacaacagcagggacagaaaATAGCTGAAGTTACACAAGCCATTGAAACTGTAAAAGTAGAAGTGGCCCACATTTCAGAAACAGAGTGA
- the ZBTB11 gene encoding zinc finger and BTB domain-containing protein 11 isoform X2 has translation MSSEESYLAILRYLTNEREPYAPGTEGNAKRKIRKAAACYVVRDGTLYYQRRQRDQQRFAELEVVLQAERRARLIRAAHLGPDGAHRTRLQTWQGLSQRYWWRGILKQVKDYIKECSKCQEKLDRSRSLSDPSEMLEELGLDTRSHEDSNETDDELSNTASVPAASPKPVKKKPIAKHELVFVDSKGLVKQSSSKHSLSVLNQLNQQRLSNQFCDVTLLIEGEEYKAHKSVLAANSEYFRELFIEKGAVSSHEAVVDLSGFCKTSFLPLLEFAYTSVLTFDFCSMAEVAMLARHLFMSEVLEICENVHKQMEDKQITVYQKGDIHTVESTQSLPEQNAVETQPVDSVEQPLSTEVVNSEVVATMNGASPSTGQEQAIALQSDSQTSEPTGDITDSLSEPTVQSVYSETTGNEIKIELVQSIADNIVSVMQSEPPVAEDMESCSPTEVETTQNESSTANAEITSEESLEALTQKRGRPCNAEGTPVSQPESIICSQDDTYKSKLRQRSVSEGGYIRLHRGIEKKLQNRKTNPKSAIQQVAMKLVQRGKKMKQPKRDTTENNEVEAQIKCTECGMVFQRRYSLIMHTLKHERTKDYKCPLCKKEFQYGASLRAHLVRHTRKNEVSAAAASIEETGASTMKGRTKREFICDICGRTLPKLYALRIHMLKHTGVKPHACKVCGKAFTYKHGLKMHLALHETQKQFKCDLCEKSFVTKRSLQEHMSIHTGESKYLCSICGKSFHRASGLSKHIKKHQPKPEIRGYQCTQCEKSFYEARDLRQHMNKHLGVKPFQCEFCGKCYSWKKDWYSHVKSHSVTDPYSIPAAVIPVTNTEM, from the exons ATGTCCAGCGAGGAGAGCTACCTGGCCATCCTGCGCTACCTGACCAACGAGCGGGAGCCCTACGCGCCCGGCACCGAGGGTAACGCCAAGCGCAAGATCCGCAAGGCGGCCGCCTGCTACGTGGTGCGCGACGGGACCCTCTACTACCAGCGGCGGCAGCGGGACCAGCAGCGCTTCGCCGAGCTCGAGGTGGTGCTGCAGGCGGAGCGCCGCGCCCGCCTGATCCGCGCCGCCCACCTCGGCCCGGACGGCGCCCACCGCACCCGCCTGCAGACCTGGCAGGGGCTCTCGCAGCGATACTGGTGGCGAG GTATTCTTAAGCAAGTTAAAGATTACATTAAAGAATGTAGCAAGTGCCAGGAAAAGCTGGATCGTTCTAGATCCCTGTCAGATCCTTCTGAAATGCTGGAGGAGCTAGGACTGGACACAAGATCTCATGAAGACAGTAATGAAACAGATGATGAATTAAGTAACACTGCATCCGTCCCAGCTGCATCACCAAAACCTGTGAAAAAGAAACCAATAGCAAAACATGAGCTTGTATTT GTTGATAGTAAAGGCCTTGTGAAGCAGTCTTCTTCGAAACATTCTCTGTCAGTTTTAAACCAACTGAACCAGCAGAGGCTTTCCAATCAGTTCTGTGATGTTACTCTGTTGATTGAAGGAGAAGAGTACAAAGCGCACAAATCTGTCTTAGCAGCCAACAGTGAGTACTTCCGGGAGCTTTTCATCGAAAAGGGAGCTGTCTCCAGTCATGAAGCAGTAGTGGATCTTTCAG GTTTTTGCAAGACAAGTTTCCTCCCTTTACTGGAATTTGCTTATACATCAGTGTTAACTTTTGACTTCTGTAGCATGGCAGAAGTTGCCATGCTAGCCCGGCATCTCTTCATGTCAGAGGTCTTGGAAATCTGTGAAAATGTGCACAAACAGATGGAAGACAAACAAATCACAGTGTACCAAAAGGGAGATATTCACACTGTAGAGTCTACACAGAGTTTACCGGAGCAGAATGCAGTTGAAACGCAGCCTGTGGATAGTGTTGAACAGCCTTTATCTACGGAAGTGGTAAACAGTGAAGTAGTAGCAACTATGAATGGAGCATCTCCCAGTACTGGACAAGAGCAGGCAATAGCACTGCAGTCTGACTCTCAGACTTCAGAGCCTACAGGGGATATAACTGATAGTCTTTCAGAGCCTACAGTACAGTCTGTTTATAGTGAAACAActggaaatgaaataaaaatagaactGGTACAGAGCATTGCAGATAACATTGTTTCTGTCATGCAATCTGAGCCTCCAGTGGCAGAGGACATGGAATCATGCTCTCCGACAGAAGTTGAGACCACTCAAAATGAGAGCAGCACAGCAAATGCAGAAATCACTTCTGAAGAGTCTTTAGAAGCACTTACGCAAAAACGTGGCAGGCCATGTaatgcagagggcactccagtaTCACAACCTGAGAGCATCATTTGCAGCCAAGATGATACTTATAAAAGCAAACTTCGTCAGCGTTCAGTTAGTGAGGGTGGATATATCAGATTGCACAGGGGAATTGAGAAAAAGCTACAGAATAGgaagacaaaccccaaatcagCAATACAGCAG GTTGCCATGAAGTTAGTGCAAAGGGGGAAGAAGATGAAGCAGCCCAAAAGAGATACCACAGAGAACAATGAGGTGGAAGCTCAGATCAAATGCACTGAATGTGGGATGGTTTTTCAGAGGCGTTATTCGCTTATAATGCATACACTGAAACATGAAAGAACTAAGGATTACAAATGCCCG CTATGTAAAAAAGAATTCCAGTATGGTGCCTCTCTACGTGCTCACCTTGTTCGACATACCCGAAAAAATGAAGTGAGCGCTGCAGCTGCTAGTATAGAAGAGACGGGAGCATCAACAATGAAAGGCAGAACTAAGCGGGAGTTTATATGTGATATATGTGGAAGAACTCTACCCAAGCTCTATGCTCTCAGAATACATATGCTCAAACATACAGGTGTAAAGCCACATGCATGCAAG GTCTGTGGAAAGGCATTTACTTACAAGCATGGATTAAAAATGCACTTGGCTCTCCATGAGACACAGAAGCAGTTCAAATGTGACTTGTGTGAAAAGTCTTTTGTCACAAAACGGAGTCTTCAGGAACATatgagcattcacacag GAGAATCCAAGTATCTTTGCTCCATTTGTGGGAAGTCTTTTCATAGAGCCTCAGGACTTAGTAAGCACATAAAGAAACATCAGCCAAAGCCTGAAATTCGTGGATATCAGTGTACTCA ATGTGAAAAAAGTTTCTATGAAGCTCGGGATCTCCGGCAGCACATGAACAAGCATCTTGGTGTGAAACCATTCCAGTGTGAGTTCTGTGGGAAGTGTTACAGTTGGAAGAAAGATTGGTATTCCCATGTGAAGTCCCATTCTGTCACAGATCCGTACAG tattccagcagcggtcataCCAGtaacaaatacagag ATGTAA